A window of Papilio machaon chromosome 1, ilPapMach1.1, whole genome shotgun sequence contains these coding sequences:
- the LOC106719864 gene encoding large neutral amino acids transporter small subunit 2, which translates to MGEEIPNGDTKVVLKRKITLFNGVGIIIGTIIGSGIFISPTGVFIYTESVAASLIIWLACGLLSTLGALCYAELGTSITRSGGDYAYIYTAFGPLPAFLRIWIALLIIRPTTQAIVALTFGHYVVKPFFPECDPPQDAVKLLAAVCLCVLTAINCISVRWTMRIQDVFTSSKLLALVIIIIAGLYYIFIGHTENFQKPFEGKYDAGSIALAFYSGLFAFGGWNYLNFVTEELQDPYKNLPRAIWIAMPMVTIIYVMANLAYFAVVSKMEMMSNPAVAAVFGDRLFGSWSWVIPVFVALSTFGGVNGVLFTSARLFATGAQEGHMPAFFSLFHIERQTPIPSLFFTCVISLLMLTTSNVFDLINYFSQTLWLSVGVSVVGMLWLRRAKPNIPRPIKVNIIIPYVFLIAIGCLVIIPAITNPRDTGIGIAIMLSGIPVYYLCVKWKNKPESYHIFSGCILRFMQRLCSCVYVEAAEKMTS; encoded by the exons ATGGGTGAAGAAATACCAAACGGGGACACGAAAGTAGTATTAAAGCGAAAAATTACCCTATTCAATGGTGTCGGCATTATAATTGGGACAATTATCGGCTCTGGAATTTTTATATCGCCGACTGGAGTGTTCATATACACAGA aTCGGTAGCAGCATCATTGATAATATGGCTAGCCTGTGGTCTACTATCGACGTTAGGAGCTCTGTGTTACGCCGAACTTGGGACTTCAATCACGAGGTCTGGTGGTGACTATGCTTACATTTACACAGCATTCGGTCCTCTGCCGGCGTTCCTGAGGATCTGGATAGCACTACTTATCATCAGACCAACGACACAGGCGATAGTGGCACTGACCTTCGGACATTATGTGGTGAAGCCCTTTTTCCCAGAATGCGATCCGCCACAAGATGCCGTTAAGCTGCTTGCTGCTGTTTGTTTGT GTGTCCTGACTGCGATCAACTGCATCAGCGTGAGGTGGACTATGCGCATCCAGGATGTGTTCACCTCTTCTAAGCTGTTAGCTttagtcatcatcatcattgcCGGCTTGTACTATATTTTCATCG GTCACACAGAAAACTTCCAAAAGCCATTCGAAGGTAAATACGATGCAGGAAGTATTGCGCTGGCATTTTACTCCGGTCTCTTCGCATTCGGCGGTTGGAATTACCTTAATTTTGTTACTGAAGAACTGCAGGATCCTTACAA AAATCTGCCGCGTGCGATTTGGATTGCAATGCCGATGGTGACTATCATCTATGTTATGGCGAATCTCGCGTACTTCGCAGTCGTATCTAAGATGGAGATGATGTCTAATCCCGCAGTTGCCGct GTGTTCGGCGACCGTTTATTCGGGAGCTGGAGCTGGGTGATCCCAGTGTTTGTGGCTCTGTCCACCTTTGGAGGGGTGAACGGTGTGCTCTTTACCTCCGCCAGACTGTTCGCGACAGGCGCACAGGAAGGACACATGCCTGCTTTCTTCTCCTTGTTTCATATAGAAAGACAGACGCCGATACCCTCCTTGTTCTTCAca tgTGTAATCTCTCTTCTGATGCTGACAACAAGCAACGTGttcgatttaataaattacttctCTCAAACTCTATGGTTGTCTGTCGGAGTGTCTGTTGTTGGAATGCTTTGGTTAAGACGAGCGAAGCCGAATATACCACGACCGATTAAAGTCAACATCATCATACCCTATGTTTTTCTTATAGCTATTGGATGTCTCGTTATAATTCCTGCTATAACTAATCCTAGGGATACAGGAATAGGCATAGCTATAATGTTATCTGGTATTCCTGTATATTATTTGTGCGTAAAATGGAAAAACAAACCGGAGAGTTACCATATTTTCTCCGGATGTATACTGAGATTTATGCAGAGGCTGTGCTCGTGCGTCTACGTGGAAGCTGCAGAAAAGATGACCAGCTAA